The following coding sequences lie in one Carassius carassius chromosome 1, fCarCar2.1, whole genome shotgun sequence genomic window:
- the LOC132113652 gene encoding nuclear body protein SP140-like protein produces MNTAREPQDMGGESDIDTTSDSESEWNPESSTGSDSLSENDRAEAKQGQKRKLKKPSSLCTPRKSQVEDSRQLRQKFGNKSELPVTCGDKNGILHVEKYNYNLSSMEKCILSEDQWFKPNEFERFGGKGRNKKWKTSIFCDNIPLQKLIEAGLLSPLKKSRNKQV; encoded by the exons ATGAACACAGCACG AGAACCACAGGACATGGGAGGAGAGTCGGACATAGACACAACGTCGGACTCAGAATCAGAATGGAATCCTGAGAGCAGCACAGGATCTGACAGTCTGAGTGAGAATGACCGCGCAGAAGCAAAACAAGGGCAAAAACGGAAACTGAAAAAACCGTCTTCCCTTTGTACACCCAGGAAGAGTCAAGTCGAAG ACTCCAGACAGTTGAGAcaaaaatttggaaacaaatCTGAACTCCCTGTCACATGTGGGGATAAAAACGGCATCCTGCATGTGGAGAAATATAATTACA ATCTGTCTTCAATGGAGAAGTGCATCTTAAGTGAAGACCAGTGGTTCAAGCCCAACGAATTTGAGAGGTTTGGAGGAAAAGGGAGAAACAAAAAATGGAAGACCAGCATCTTTTGTGATAATATTCCACTCCAGAAACTCATAGAG GCTGGTCTTTTGTCTCCCCTTAAGAAAAGCCGGAATAAACAGGTTTGA
- the LOC132117599 gene encoding nuclear body protein SP140-like protein produces the protein MFASLNFQRQLFLSSSESNTWNHADNGDIVDKDDKDIIDMTMFEVQILPVTCGSDSGILHKNRFATGRCGRCIRTKDFWLTPEDFIRLNKPDGMWRKDILSSGIPLGKLIMKRVLELHMITCDCRLCEDLDQDLQNDDMCYVCDSEEDLLCCDECPRAFHSRCHLPAVHKDSLGSQWSCTFCVMKKMEGSNQKTLQHVLSSPVSQYTLHCQYLLLHLLHESKVPGFSENIFDLGRMKLKLENNDYQTLQEFVTDIELIFNNCCTSSEGSNSSKMTSKLKEVFKREFETIFKLL, from the exons ATGTTTGCATCTCTTAATTTTCAGAGACAGCTGTTTCTCTCCTCCTCCG AATCAAACACCTGGAACCATGCTGACAATGGTGACATTGTTGATAAGGATGATAAAGATATCATTGACATGACCATGTTCGAAGTTCAAATTCTACCTGTTACCTGTGGTTCTGACTCTGGCATCCTACACAAAAATCGCTTTGCCACAG GGCGCTGTGGGAGATGCATAAGAACAAAAGACTTCTGGCTGACACCTGAGGATTTCATCAGACTAAACAAACCAGATGGAATGTGGAGAAAAGACATTTTATCCAGTGGGATACCTCTTGGGAAACTTataatg AAAAGAGTTTTGGAACTGCATATGATAACCTGCGATTGTAGGCTCTGTGAAGACCTGGATCAGGACCTA CAGAATGATGACATGTGTTACGTGTGTGATTCTGAGGAAGATCTTTTGTGTTGTGACGAGTGTCCACGAGCTTTTCATTCACGCTGTCACCTACCAGCTGTACATAAGGACTCACTTGG AAGCCAGTGGAGCTGCACTTTTTGTGTGATGAAGAAGATGGAAGGTTCTAATCAAAAGACCCTACAACACGTTTTGAGCAGtccagtctctcagtacacactG CACTGCCAGTACCTGCTGTTACACCTGCTACACGAGAGCA AGGTTCCAGGATTCAGTGAGAACATTTTTGATCTGGGCAGAATGAAGCTGAAGTTGGAGAATAATGATTATCAAACATTACAGGAGTTTGTCACAGATATTGAACTGATTTTCAACAACTGTTGCACCTCCAGTGAA GGCAGTAACTCGAGTAAAATGACCTCAAAGCTGAAGGAAGTATTCAAGAGGGAGTTTGAAACCATCTTTAAGCTCCTATAA